DNA sequence from the Manduca sexta isolate Smith_Timp_Sample1 chromosome 25, JHU_Msex_v1.0, whole genome shotgun sequence genome:
CCATGCTCCGCCGCAAACACCCCTGCATTTCAAGCAAATCGCTTCTCCATAAACGCattcatacaatataatatgcttGTATTCAATGCGGGCCGCACCGCCCAACACAACGGGCGCCACCCCGCATCTCCGTAAATGCGACCTTGACTGGGGGTTTACATAAGTTATAAAGTTGttagttagttataaattaggACCTAATACAAAGCTCTGGGCGGTTGACTTTTATAGCAATTGAGCTCGAAAAGGTGGTGAGCCACTTGATATGGCTACGCCTGCGCTTTTCAAAATAGCAACGCCATTCAGCTACAGTTTCAAAGAACTGTATAAAACTACGGAAAACTCGTCGtgctcaaaaaaatattaacaccatCCAATCTCGTTCCTGTCCTTAAATCACACCATTGTAGAGTTTGTTGTATGTGGCGTAACATTTAATGTGGCGCAGTAAATATTATTGACTTAGTTTTGTCGCCCGGCTGCTTGCCCCATGTCAACGTTTATAGACCAAGTATAAAGCaaactgttataaaaaactACTTTTACTAAGTACTTGCTGAAAAATTAccctatctattaaaaaaaagtaattgagGTGTCAAGTTTTGGTTCCTAGGTAagtacataaaacaaattagGACATAACCTTTAAACCTAATGTTAGTACTTTGATCATTACGCAAACAACgcaattaatgtatttaattataaccatCTAAAAAGCTTCCCTCAAAAACCGCAGTCAAACCTAGTTATATCtaaaactcacaaactttaaaGACGTGTGTAACCAGCATTATTTACCAACATATATCTCACATTCAGAAATTAAAGAAACATTGTCGAGAGTAGTTCATACAAATCCGGGTCTTGTACACCATTAATCAGTGTTTAATCTCTCTTTATCAGTGATAGCAACCGGCGTTTATCAAGGATATTTGTGCTACAACTCTTAACATGTAAGTACGGGTttctgattaaaaaataatattttacgggttttaataatgttctgttggttattattttttctacataACTGAATACACACAACATAATATGCCTTAAGTACTATTGACAAAAAATGGTTGCACATTGTTTTTACCATTTTACATGTACCTAAGCACAGCATGCACTTAATAAGTAGTACGTTAAATTATAGTAAAGACtagtattaaatgtaattacacAATTACATAGAGTTATAGAGGCGAAAACATTTTTACTGGTTATAGTAATGATATTTAGAGTAAATATCGTGAAggataaatgtaaatttagatAGACTTTGTCTTTCGGATTAAACAGGCTAGGTTATcgttttagatataattatttttctatcctGGCGGCTCAAATAATATACATTGGACGTGATGTTAAAAGGCAATTCAAATGTAATCGAGTGACGgccaaaattaaatatgaattagtaTGATCGTTCTAGATAGCTAATTCAGAACGATccctaaaataaactaataagtgttaattgttataaatgtatatCGTCGAGAATAATTaaggaaagaaagaaaaaacatttattgggcACAGGTTGGGTGGTAAACatgatttacaataaatttaacgtCTTATAGGTAGaggaaaaaaggaaaaaaacaatttcatagttAGGTAGGTATATAGATAAGTACTCAGATACCTACTCAGTACTCACCCAGTGTGGATGGTATATGTACCATCATAGGATCTAGATCAGCATATGCCAAAAGGTAAATGCTTGACCCTGTTTGCAATACCGCATAAGCGATAAAACGTAATTTTGGGCTATCAATCATGACTTTAGTATAGTAACCATCTCAATTTGGCTTTTTTTGTTAATACGCGGTATTGCATTATCCCCGACGAAATCAATGACAGCATTATAAGACGGGACAATGGCCCAGGACCTCGCGCAAGGCGCAAGGGGTACAAAGATAACAGCTAACTCTAGAAGGATTGAAGAATTTGTTCCTTCGATAATCGGGTAAAATGACATAGCATAAATCTACCACCCAGAGCCTCGCATTAGGTAGTAGGACGCTTACCTATTTTATTATCTGTTCCATTCCACGATTAATTTTGCCGGTCATTAAATTATGCCGATTTTCATACTTCACACGGAGTCaacaataagataataaaaCCGAGTTTATGATGTGTATAATAGTCAATAGCAGTTGTATACATGATATTGGATCCTCTCTCACCAACCTTTATTCCTACTATATAAACAAggcattttacaaataatgtaattatgtatcaatatcttttaatagcgttttttttaagtaaatgtcAGAGGGAAAAAGACGGAATGTTTATCATACAAGTACTATTAGTGACATATTTATTGATACAGTTATACATAGGTTATATTTAGCAACCAAATTAACCTATTAACTATCGCTTGACAATAATTGAATTCATTATTGCGGAAACAAAGATTACTAACATTTATTGTGTAGGTCAATGGGACAAAATGAAGAGTAATccgtatattatatacttagatacatAATAACTAAACATAATCGCAATTATGAGTTGTATACATATGAGTATATGATACAAACTCTAGATACAAACGTCCCTTAAGATCATTTGCAGTTAGGTTACTTTcgtggtaataaaataaaacatcttactTGTTTACATCCAAGGCGTTATTTCTTAATTTCACTACGGTATCAAAAATGATAAGAACTAGCAAAGGTCAGTAGGACATTTTGTTTATCAAGTTTTACAAAATGAGCAACAGCTAGcaatatatgaaataaacttATGTTCCCTGCTTCCCCCACGTGAAAGAGTTTCATCGGGATAAAATGTCCcgttatacatataattttccgggataaagttaGCATATGTCCTTCCTATGGTCTTaaaccatttttatttcaaactagttgacccgacagacgttgtcccgtcttaaatatgaatttgcagcgcgcattctgtcaatcactgacagttatttcaaacaattgacagttatataaaattaatattttcgttaagttttcttaaattttgaaattttccgcggaattttttctttcataagaaccttctcctgacaataacaaacacaacaaaaaaaatagtgaaatcggtccagccattcacgcgtgatggcgtgaccaagggaatagggattaattttaatatattttactaaattccGTGCGGTAGTTTTTGATTATAGTGTTCTGACAGATAGGCGCgacggggactttgttttagaaAATGTAAGGACACTTGGTTTATCAGAGATTTCACACTTTTTCTCCCGCGTCTATGGTAGTTGCAAACTTAAAAACATCGGAAATAAAAAATCGCACACAAATCCTTTAATTGTCTTAAGTGTCTTTAAGTGTCGTTAAGTGTCTTCTGTtccaagatacaggcatagTCTAGTTTGAGGACCCCTGCTTAAACTCAAATATGccaattattgtttatgtacttcgtaatgttattatttctgtgttctttttgttgcaataaagttaagttaagttattttaatattcatgagCTTCAATATTCAAATGTTTGAATAATTAGGTTTTGATTTTTATCTCTTATTTCTCGGTTAATGTacctaaaagtaatttaattgaattgataaaaaatttcatTTGCATGAATTAATGTTGGTGAAATAATCACTTGCATTTTGTAATATAGTCTATCAATTAGATTGTATAAACTATGAATCAAGTAAAAGCTGActttaatagtttttacaatGCACTATAAAAAGTACTATGTCGATTCCACATTGGAATGGGTTTGGACATATCGAAAAAAAGAAGAAAGTACACAAGTTTATTTGTTGCTCTTCTAGTGTACAGGCATGACTGACGTCTAGATTGGATACCGATTGCAATATTTCACTGCCAACCAGTCAAATAATCCCTCCTAGTCAAATTTTGGCCACGgtggtcaatctcaacggagttCAGCcgcgcaagagatattataatgtcttagtatgtgcgcaatacacaggtgcactctctgtttttacactctcatagtccagtgagacggcaatccgaaaAGACTAGGCTTTACGtcctttccgaggcacgggggtatcataccgccaacttcctaactctgagctgcgactgaattatttttaagatggaaataaCCAGTGACAATCCAGCTACCATTAGCCAAATCGTATACCAAAAGCCGAACACTACAGCTATCATTTATCAAATATGAATCAgccggatatttttttttaaattgaacttaaaaaaaacatgttatataattatatgataaaCGACTCTACATTCCATATACATAGAGAGCAAAAACTAATACCGAAACCTGAATCGAACTAGaaccttttagttttttattcgcTTTAAAACTTCCTCATAAGTTTATATCTCTTCTGTACAGTGAccaataatgacctatttcaggGCGGACGAGCCGCAAATAATTCAAGTAATCAGAATTATCCTGGAAGTGATCTGGACTATCGTCCTCCTGCATTATGAGCTGACTAAGGCTTTTGTAAAGTGGACCGTGCCCCAGGAGCCTAAGGACGTCTCTGAAGATGTGATATTGGTaagtagaaaatttattttacgcaaTATTTACCGATCAATAGTATAGggcattcatatatttttatttgaacagccaacaaaacatacagcTTACATAGTTATAAGTTAcatttcagtaagtaattgatgcagtgctgttttaattacaggctgtcataGAATGAACATATACATAGCAATAAACAGTTGGCACCATAAGTGATTTTTGTTATCTTTATGGTAACATTAATATTGTATGATTTAATGGAATTTTTGTCTTAAATGTATTGAGCAAGCATTCATTAAGTAGACATATGGAATGACGTATGTTTATTATAGTCTATGGTAATAAATAAGTTCAAACGAACGGCCAAGGCAAACGGgtcgtttttgtttttatgacagGAACGATAGTAAAAACAACTGCTACCACCTCTACATGTTTCTTTGTAGTACcacataatttatgttttaataatacttatcataaaataaatcataatatactcATTCGCGAGCGAGGTTTTAGTATGGTGGGgtccaaaaaataaaacaacaaaaatgcaCGGGCGTTTGccacggccctaggcacacagttaagtgtttACCTCGTGGTGGTaagttcacattgaggcctataggCTTTAGGAGCTGCAAACATTTCCACTCATCCCCTATCCATCCTAAAAGAGAGTTCCTATCCTTCTCCCACGCTTTCCTTCCAATATTTCCTCTCAGCTCTCCTCTAGGCTCCTGTGGTCACTAAGCCAAAGGATTTcggtatcccattcgcaggttccCCTCAGTAATGACTGCAGGGACgcctacaaaataaaaatttgttagGTTAGATTAGAAATTATATTGGGAAGATCAGGCAAGATTAGTGGACTCTGCCAACTGCCCTGAACTAAACAtgcaatattcaaataattgtttcattaaaaacgTGCATACACATTATCAATGTTAGTTCtctttataaatgcaaatggaTTTTTAGCGGTCGTACATAATTACATAccttttaaaacaaacaataaacaagAAGAAGCCAAATTgtgataaaaacatattttgtttcattaatttaccTAATAACACAGTTAAGGTCATCCTGGGTCGATTACCGAGGATCTTGAATTGATGTCAAAAAAGCGACTGAATGCCATAAATTGTAggccttattataaaaaagcttGAAAAGTCCGTGAATGGAATTTGGTCATAAACTCACCCCAATCACAGTCTTGTAGGACATTCAAGAAACATAGGGGATAAATTATGCGTCTTCTTACCCTTTCACAAATTCTGGCAAGAGTTTAAAAATGGCGTAATTGCctagcaaaattattattaagttgtgCTTTCACTGTTGATAAAAGCAGTAGATATATGTCGACGATGAACCAGTTGAATTAAAATAGGatcaaaaatatctaaaatatttatctgttaAAAATCTGATACAAAGACATAAACTACTCAACTGacaggaaaattaaaaacaaattatactctGTTTTATTCAGCGATTCCGTATTTAAATACgttaaaaaaactacatttccatttataatcaccatcgttatatattttttattgctcatAAAATTATGACATAGATCTAAAAGATTGATTGGATATTAATAACACTACAGTCACATGCATTAAATGTGTGGTGAACATTAAACTACGAAAAATAAAGCTTGTGTATCTTATCGAATTAATTAACGATAAAATACCTACGTAATGCAGATTGCTATGTAATTTTCGCACTGTTAAGATATTTGAATCCGCCCGGCATACCTGGATAGAGAACACCGCGACAATCTGTAAACTCGACATAGCGTCTATAAGTTTGTCGCATTACAAGATCAACCTTTGTACTTATGTCGATCAGTGAAGGACAACATTTCTCGTCAATATATAATCTATCTGGAAATTTCTCTTACCTTCGGATGAAGTAGGTTTTGTTATCcacgtataaaataaacttgataaGATGTCATCATACATCTTCCTTCATCTATGAGCCATGACCAcgtccctaaagatttccatttttattaatacaagaTTGAATgccttttatttaattttttttatctaaaatggaTATTTTCTGAAGAAAACTGTCTTATAATGTATTTCTAGATTTTCTTTTAATCCACTTCAAAAGCAAGGAGACGTGTTGATTCGTTGcgtgtgtatttttatagatcACGGGCGCCGGGCATGGCATGGGCCGCGAAGTGGCGTTAAGGTTTGGCCGTCTTGGTGCGAGGGTGGTGTGCGTCGACATCAACGATAAAGGCAATGAGGAGACTTTGAATATGATTACAGAGGAGAAGGGAAGAGCATACACGTACCAGTGAGTTAGCTACTTTTTAAGATCGGTACAATAAGATAATAAGTGAGTGGTGGTATAAAACCAAAAGAGGAAAGACGACTCTAAAACAATGGATTAGCCTCCCGAACATCCAAATGAAGAAAAATTCGCGGTGCCTAATCGCTCGTTCTGACAATATCCAAATATCTGGCTACATCACTATATATACAagcataggcctcccctaaagatctTATCTATCATATTTAGAAGATGCCTGTGGTGGACAGTGGACTTCGAAAGGTTGAAGATGATGGAATGTAGCAAGgcaaacaaacataatttcatCAGCCGTTGAACAGTCACTACTTGCATAAAATATCAAGATGATTTCTTTATTCCAGATGTGACGTAACAAACCGTGACGCAGTCTTCGCGCTGGCAGAGAAAGTAACAAGCGAAGTTGGAGAGGTGACAATCCTCGTTAACAACGCGGGCATCATGCCCTGCAAGCCCATACTGAAGCACTCCGAGAAGGAGATCAGGACGCTGGTCGACATCAATGTCAATGGAAACCTTTGGGTAAGAATAAACATGTATCATATAGTGAgaaagaaataagaaaaaaagtaataatattttattggtcaCGAAAACAACACACGTCCAGatgtattaaatgaaataaataaaaaagtagaagTAATTCTAAGCATAGCTGTTATGAAGGCAAACAATTTTAAGCTCCCCAGATGtcgataaataaaactaatattatttgtgatttcATTTGTGTGttagtaattgttttatattttatgtttatctttcaAACAATGcatatagaaataaacaaaaaaataatcaccctccgatggcgaagctcaaaaCCTAAGCTATCGGTGGTTAGCAactcaaaataataaacttaataaatgcGGGAGCAAATTACATTAtctctttttagtttttttttttaaaaatactgaaacacatttattgttttaattataattaatatttccgcTTTTGCAGCCTTCTAGCTTCAACCAGTGTATAAGAAACATTGTCTGATTCTTTTTATTAGGACACGTATTATAATGCATTAAACATCTACCTACatggtacaaaaaaaaattacttcgaTCAcgtcatacaaaacaataaaaaaaagcatgaCCTTGAGAAGTTATTTGGTAATTACCATAATATCAATCGAATTACTTTCAATTTCCAGATGATCCAAGCGTTCTTGCCAGCGATGCTGGAGCGCAACTGCGGTCACATTGTGGCGATGTCCTCGATGGCTGGTAAGATGGGACTGCGCAACTTGGTGCCCTACTGCGGGACCAAATACGCAGTCAGGGGCATCATGGAGTCGCTGGCAATGGAACTGCACGAAGATCCTAGAGATACTAATGGGGTGAGGatagtcctggatttgtaaataggccatATAGGCAGCAGCCTCTTAGgagcggcagatttcagaggacgctcacttgatttaattaatcattcttttagttaactttagtgccttccataatacaaacaaatggaaaatacttatgaattttattttattttatttttattttatttattttagaaacttacatacatacgtaaCCTTACCTACACGGGGCAGCGGagataaagtggcctacacttataaaaaatataaattcggcaCTGGGTGAGGATAATTTTTAGGGTTCAGTACTTAAAAGGTATCCGTATATGATCACGTTGTTATCCATCTGTTAAGAACTTTTTTCTCTGGTGTTGTAAGTGAACGCGATCAGAAGTTATAACCAGTTATGtcacatttttttctatttcatcaGGGCATCAAAACCCTCAAATAAGCCGATATTACACTTTGTATACCGTGGTAGCTATACACACATTTCAAGATATCAAAACTGACCTTATTCATTTTTCAGATAAAACTGACCACTATCTGCCCGTACATCGTGAACACGGGGTTATGCACCAACCCCCGCATCAGGTTCCCGAGCCTCATGAAGGTGGTGGACCCTGGAGAGGCTGCTGACCAGATTGTGGATGCTATTCGTAAGGAATACCATGAGATCACGATCCCCAGTGACTTGTATTATACTAATAAGGTGGGTAAcgctaatttaaattttgttagtaTCGATAGCATAGAGCATGTTCATATTGTAAAAGCAAAATAATCGTAAGAGCAGTGTGCCCAATGAAATTTAATCCCCTGAAGGGAGAAGTTCCAAAAATCTTCTCTGTCTGTTCTGTTCCTCTAATAATTACCGaatttatattaggtttttacatttattataaaattggcGTTTTGTCGTACTGGCCACTTTGATCTGAAATATCTCCTCTTTGGttaagaattccaaattcaaatttatacatacattcactggcacattttaaaaacaatcatttatcaataatagtagaagaaaataatataaattaaccgatttatagaaaaatagatccaatgttaaagttattttctgaaattaaaatagaataagcTAATAGTAATAGTTATATCCTTTTACCAAAGTACTTcattcttaaaattataatattttgatacacttaagtatttttaagcgcagtgtaaattgtttaatggaagaaaaattatttaatctatttcGCAGATTTACAATCTACTGCCCGTGGGTGCTGCAAAGTTAATGACTGACTTCATCGGGACGGGTTTGGACCCGCAATAAAACCGaaatttaaggattttttttaaaagcatttaatTGCGTCGAGTTTGTATGACCATCATGACAATAGAGAAAAATCTTTAGatacttttgtaaataaaatatattttgttattctgAGATTTTATTCTTAACCAACCCTTACAACGATACATGATGTTTATTAGGGTATGCAGAGATAGTTATGACTTAGAGATTTATGTTTTCCTATGCCAAGTTtacaaccgttttcaataaacgatcccaatctcaatcttaaaTCCCATTCCGAAAATGGACcgatcaaaataactcatttgcattctgtcaaaaaaaaactttgttctcaTTGATCCATTTCTGAGATCGATCGTAAAAtggattggaatcgtttattgaaaatgaggTAAGGGTGCCGACCAACATgaacttacattttataaatataatttacacttaaaatacaaatattaaattacttaataactAGATAAATGACTAAATAGCTAGATAACATTAGTGTTGCTACGTCTTAATAACTAAGGTCTTGAGGAAAGTCGCTGCGTGACGTTTGGAAGGCAAACATTGGCCAAAAGCTTCCAATAGTAATGGTTCTTGGGCTACCGCTTCTCTGAAAAATaagtgtataataaatttaattgttctaTAGTTTCATGTAGTAATACAACTTGTTTcgccattttataaataatataggcctttcgtttttttatgtagcctgaccaggaaaataaaaaacgttgccatgtagtaaaatatagaactatttttttgtactggcaatgttaactttaaaatgaaaaatcaaaaatggcactttaaaatatgttttcatcaCCCTGGTCaggcaatatatttataattataaatgaagagccgaaatattttcttaaattgacGAAACTTAGCTTAGCAAATTACAAAatggtacaaaaaaaaacttcaactCTTTTAAATAAGGTCCGTCGGTATACGATGCAAAACCTCGCAATACTCATTGTCTACATATCTATTTACGAAAGTTTTCaaaccaagtaaagagtttGTAGAAGTCGTGCCTCCATTAAGCCAAAACTTTGATAATCGCTAGTACCTAGTTGCTTCAATGCACGCTACGTGTTAACCGCATTATAATGTAGGAACATTGCTAATTAGTCTTGTAACGATATTCAAAGGTTACTTCAGTGATTTCTTTACTAGAATAGAATCTAGTAGAGCTTGTTGGTTGTTCTTGTGTGAGGGGTCTATCTTATCTGATGTGTTCTTTTATATTGGTAGGCAAAGTGCCCTCACTGTGCCTGATCGTAAGTTTAGTAGgatccaataaaatatcgactaaCTAGACATGTTTGCACCTCGACAggtgacacaattatgccagcctgttggatatacacatgttgattccggaacgcgacacacttacgtgggccactttaGCAGGTAAGTCTCATAAATCTTATCGGCTACATAGTAATTTAAACAGATCAGATTATACTagtggatatatttatatccgcccggatagcaaccaccgtacacaaggtgtaaaaacccgccatagtgcacataacgttttttattgttcgctttTGGGTCTGACCCTTTATGGGTAACGGGCATTGTCTTTAAGTAACGTTAGTATTTCCGAAAACCCGTGGCGCTTACAATTAACTTGTCTTTCTATATCACTACGAGCTATTTGATTAAAGTAAGGTAGTACTGCTGGTTACCTGTAATCATCCAGTGAGACCTTCCCGTCATTGTCTATATCCATTTTCCTTAACACTAACTCGACTAAATCTCTAACACCTTCGTCCGGATCTTCGTCTCCTGGTTGCTTAAGTAACGAATTTCTGGAATGGACATTAATAAGCTGATTAATGTTACTATTGAATTATTAATGATTgctaattttattaagattacatcagtatttttattgtaatgtataacGTTATAATTGCAACTATAATTTTGTGGTTCCTTCTTCGGTGCAACTTTTATAGCATTTAGCCTTAGTGCTTATAAATCGGTTGATCTCAGGAAATGTTTTTGATAAGTTTCAAATTAACATAACGAACTTACTTGAGGAGCACAAACATCTCATCCTTCGTAA
Encoded proteins:
- the LOC115448730 gene encoding epidermal retinol dehydrogenase 2 isoform X1; its protein translation is MTYFRADEPQIIQVIRIILEVIWTIVLLHYELTKAFVKWTVPQEPKDVSEDVILITGAGHGMGREVALRFGRLGARVVCVDINDKGNEETLNMITEEKGRAYTYQCDVTNRDAVFALAEKVTSEVGEVTILVNNAGIMPCKPILKHSEKEIRTLVDINVNGNLWMIQAFLPAMLERNCGHIVAMSSMAGKMGLRNLVPYCGTKYAVRGIMESLAMELHEDPRDTNGIKLTTICPYIVNTGLCTNPRIRFPSLMKVVDPGEAADQIVDAIRKEYHEITIPSDLYYTNKIYNLLPVGAAKLMTDFIGTGLDPQ
- the LOC115448730 gene encoding epidermal retinol dehydrogenase 2 isoform X2 — encoded protein: MADEPQIIQVIRIILEVIWTIVLLHYELTKAFVKWTVPQEPKDVSEDVILITGAGHGMGREVALRFGRLGARVVCVDINDKGNEETLNMITEEKGRAYTYQCDVTNRDAVFALAEKVTSEVGEVTILVNNAGIMPCKPILKHSEKEIRTLVDINVNGNLWMIQAFLPAMLERNCGHIVAMSSMAGKMGLRNLVPYCGTKYAVRGIMESLAMELHEDPRDTNGIKLTTICPYIVNTGLCTNPRIRFPSLMKVVDPGEAADQIVDAIRKEYHEITIPSDLYYTNKIYNLLPVGAAKLMTDFIGTGLDPQ